One genomic segment of Luteibaculum oceani includes these proteins:
- a CDS encoding nucleotide sugar dehydrogenase, with product MEKKIYDRLKDKEAKLSVIGLGYVGLPIAIEFAKDISVIGFDINQKRVDMMRKGIDPSRELGPEAFEGVDIEFTADIEKLKEAHFHIVAVPTPINEQKLPDLRPVISASRTVGKVIKKGDYVVFESTVYPGCTEEDCIPVIEEESGLKFGVDFKVGYSPERINPGDKVNTLRTIKKIVSGSDDEALDQVAKVYEMVVDAGVHRATSLKVAEAGKIIENVQRDLNIALVNELSIIFSRMGINTHDVLEAAGTKWNFHKYSPGLVGGHCIGVDPYYLTHKAAQLGYHAKVINSGRYVNDSMGFYVGKQTVKKIIAKDKNILGSRVLVMGATFKEDVADIRNSKVVDVYKELISFGVDVDLVDPHADAEEVQHEYGMVLKPEPKGKYDAVIVCVGHQEYINLSEDYFLKLMPTDGILVDIKSVYRGRTFNNIDYWCL from the coding sequence ATGGAAAAAAAGATTTACGATAGACTAAAAGACAAAGAGGCAAAGCTATCTGTAATTGGTTTAGGTTATGTTGGATTACCTATCGCCATTGAGTTTGCAAAAGATATTTCTGTAATAGGATTCGATATCAACCAGAAGCGCGTTGATATGATGCGCAAAGGGATAGATCCATCCAGAGAGTTGGGCCCCGAAGCATTCGAAGGTGTAGATATTGAGTTTACTGCTGATATTGAGAAGCTGAAAGAAGCTCATTTTCATATTGTAGCGGTTCCGACTCCTATAAACGAGCAAAAACTACCAGATTTAAGACCCGTTATTTCTGCCTCTAGAACCGTTGGAAAGGTTATTAAAAAGGGAGATTATGTGGTATTTGAATCTACGGTTTATCCAGGTTGTACCGAGGAAGATTGTATCCCTGTTATTGAGGAAGAGTCTGGATTAAAGTTTGGAGTAGATTTTAAAGTAGGATATTCTCCAGAGCGCATCAATCCAGGTGACAAAGTGAATACACTTAGAACCATTAAGAAAATTGTTTCCGGTTCCGATGATGAGGCTTTGGATCAAGTAGCCAAGGTTTATGAAATGGTGGTAGATGCTGGAGTTCACAGAGCTACTAGCCTTAAAGTTGCCGAGGCAGGTAAAATTATCGAAAACGTACAACGCGATTTAAACATTGCACTAGTAAACGAGCTCTCGATAATTTTCTCCAGAATGGGGATCAATACCCACGATGTGCTTGAAGCAGCTGGAACCAAATGGAATTTCCATAAATACAGCCCAGGTTTAGTAGGTGGCCATTGTATAGGTGTGGATCCATATTACCTAACGCATAAAGCGGCTCAACTTGGATACCACGCTAAGGTGATAAACTCGGGGAGATATGTAAACGACTCCATGGGGTTTTATGTAGGGAAACAAACCGTTAAGAAGATAATCGCAAAGGATAAAAATATCCTAGGTTCTCGTGTTCTGGTAATGGGAGCAACTTTTAAGGAGGATGTAGCCGATATCAGAAACTCAAAGGTGGTAGATGTTTATAAGGAGTTAATCTCCTTTGGTGTAGACGTAGATTTAGTCGACCCGCATGCGGATGCCGAAGAGGTACAGCACGAGTATGGAATGGTGTTAAAGCCAGAGCCAAAAGGTAAATATGATGCAGTTATCGTTTGTGTGGGGCATCAAGAGTACATTAACTTATCTGAAGATTACTTCCTTAAACTAATGCCAACCGATGGTATATTGGTGGATATAAAAAGCGTTTATCGCGGAAGAACTTTTAATAATATAGATTACTGGTGTCTGTAA
- the rfbB gene encoding dTDP-glucose 4,6-dehydratase produces MEKTILITGGAGFIGSHVVRRFVNLYPNYKIINLDALTYAGNLENLKDVESAVNYEFSKGDICDLEFLNQLFQEKQITDVIHLAAESHVDRSITDPLVFVRTNVLGTANLLHAALKSWEKSNHKGRFYHVSTDEVYGSLGQDGFFTESTPYEPKSPYSASKASSDHFVRAYQNTYGMDVVLSNCSNNYGAYQFPEKLIPLMINNIKHNKPLPVYGKGENVRDWLWVVDHAIAIDTVFHKGKSGDTYNIGGHNEWKNIDIVHLLCEIMDEELGRPEGTSAKLITYVTDRAGHDFRYAIDASYVEKELGWKPSITFEEGIRDTVKWYLNNTEWLERVTSGAYQSYYEQQYS; encoded by the coding sequence ATGGAAAAGACGATTCTAATCACAGGTGGAGCTGGTTTTATTGGGTCGCATGTTGTGCGTCGCTTTGTAAATCTATACCCCAATTATAAAATCATTAACCTAGATGCCCTTACTTATGCAGGAAATCTAGAAAACCTTAAAGACGTAGAATCTGCCGTTAATTACGAGTTCTCTAAAGGGGATATCTGTGATTTGGAATTCCTAAACCAGTTGTTTCAAGAGAAGCAGATAACGGATGTTATTCATCTGGCAGCCGAGAGTCATGTAGATAGATCTATAACAGACCCTTTGGTATTTGTTAGGACAAATGTGCTTGGAACAGCAAACCTATTGCACGCGGCACTCAAGAGTTGGGAAAAAAGTAATCACAAAGGGCGCTTTTACCATGTATCTACAGATGAGGTTTATGGTAGCTTAGGACAGGATGGATTTTTCACCGAATCTACCCCCTATGAGCCAAAAAGCCCTTACTCAGCTTCCAAGGCTTCTTCGGATCATTTCGTAAGGGCATATCAAAATACCTATGGTATGGATGTGGTGCTTTCAAATTGCTCTAATAATTACGGGGCTTACCAATTTCCAGAGAAGCTCATCCCGCTCATGATTAATAATATCAAACACAATAAGCCGCTTCCTGTATACGGTAAGGGTGAAAATGTAAGAGATTGGTTATGGGTTGTGGATCATGCAATTGCTATTGATACCGTTTTCCATAAAGGTAAGTCTGGTGATACCTACAATATCGGTGGCCACAACGAATGGAAAAATATAGATATCGTTCATTTGCTGTGCGAAATAATGGATGAAGAGTTGGGTAGACCTGAGGGAACTTCAGCAAAGCTGATAACCTATGTTACGGATAGAGCAGGACACGATTTTAGGTACGCCATTGATGCATCCTATGTAGAAAAAGAGTTGGGCTGGAAACCCTCCATCACTTTTGAAGAAGGAATAAGAGATACCGTTAAGTGGTATTTAAATAATACGGAGTGGTTAGAAAGGGTTACTTCAGGTGCCTATCAGTCATACTACGAACAGCAGTATAGCTGA
- a CDS encoding Gfo/Idh/MocA family protein, producing the protein MKTIKFAVIGCGHIGKRHAEMITRQDHAELIALCDVKSASELDVEKYQVPFYADMNELLAKHQDIDVVCICTPNGLHAEQANIALDHKKHVVVEKPMGLSKANCEEVIFKALRVHKQVFCVMQNRYSPPSVWIKDVMEQGLLGNIHMVQINCYWNRDDRYYKKGGWKGVKSLDGGTLYTQFSHFIDIMYWLFGDIDNIQAKFKDFTHKHSTEFEDSGMIHFEFVNGGLGCLNFSTAVANKNFESSLTVIGEKGTIKIGGQYMNEVEYCEIEGYEMPELPEANPANDYGAYKGSAANHNYIFENVVDTLNGKTNATTNALEGLKVVDIIERMYKAGEANF; encoded by the coding sequence ATGAAGACCATAAAATTTGCCGTTATCGGATGTGGACACATAGGAAAGCGTCACGCCGAAATGATTACCAGGCAGGATCATGCAGAGTTAATTGCTCTTTGTGATGTGAAAAGTGCATCGGAATTGGATGTTGAAAAATATCAGGTTCCATTCTATGCAGATATGAATGAGTTGTTGGCTAAGCATCAGGATATTGATGTAGTTTGTATCTGCACGCCTAATGGTTTGCATGCAGAGCAAGCTAACATAGCGCTAGATCATAAAAAGCATGTGGTGGTTGAAAAACCCATGGGCTTGTCTAAGGCCAATTGCGAAGAGGTTATTTTTAAGGCACTTAGAGTGCATAAACAGGTGTTTTGCGTTATGCAAAACCGCTATTCACCACCATCGGTTTGGATTAAGGATGTTATGGAGCAAGGATTGCTTGGTAATATTCACATGGTACAAATCAATTGCTACTGGAATAGAGATGATAGGTACTATAAAAAAGGCGGCTGGAAAGGAGTGAAGTCTCTAGATGGCGGAACCCTTTACACGCAATTTTCTCACTTTATAGATATTATGTACTGGCTGTTTGGAGATATAGACAACATCCAGGCTAAATTTAAAGACTTTACACACAAGCACTCAACAGAATTCGAAGATTCAGGTATGATTCATTTCGAATTTGTAAATGGTGGGTTGGGTTGTCTTAATTTCTCAACCGCAGTAGCCAACAAGAATTTCGAGTCTTCCTTAACCGTTATTGGAGAAAAAGGAACGATTAAAATCGGAGGACAGTACATGAACGAAGTCGAGTACTGCGAAATTGAAGGGTATGAAATGCCAGAGTTACCAGAGGCAAATCCTGCTAACGATTACGGTGCTTACAAAGGTTCTGCGGCAAATCACAATTACATATTCGAAAATGTAGTTGATACCCTAAATGGAAAAACAAATGCTACTACCAATGCGCTTGAGGGCTTGAAGGTGGTAGATATTATAGAGCGAATGTATAAGGCCGGGGAGGCGAATTTTTAA
- a CDS encoding T9SS type B sorting domain-containing protein: MRMSPFLKILFLGLIFIPVAGYTQCTVNAGANYTDILCGEKVQLSAVGSGITAFHANFNCGQVECPEAPNYGQWAQTSSAQYNNPCNPQHPNGNPYLWFNQSSASPRILATGPLNLVNGGAITFDMRMADPDFNGNNSPCENPDSEDEGVFIQYSTDGTNWTTIIYYSPEGGNHPVRTAWTTYQANIPPATTATRVRIAQLNNTGSIGDFLDHWGVEDVTIVANPPNATYTWSHTGVPKSDGSTPEIQPTSTTTYTVTYNDGANTCTDNVTVNVSNINVSAAVDKTTVCPGDQVNLTADFGPREPAPTACAVDNNVGCRSTPSTVVMNTGGPVGYNNGNMNFLDGQASGRVQFLYTRNELLNMGLKPGKIVEVGFFGNIDLTFSDEVAYVRNFNIKLKCTNRANYDCCSNDQFEGGMNTVYSASRIDLKNGWNLFTLDKAYVWDGVSNLVVEYCHDNPNDVPTGFEIQTNDLGCCVDYVYRTTSPFSGNSNCTSSGDFGDYRRPVTHFGLCEPFIPEIDWEWGPATANFNPSNTTQNPSSNPNTTTTYEVKAKLKGAPDACYVSQTVTVNVVDVSNITPTSNSPICEGDDLQLSAGISGATYSWSGPGGFTSNQENPVITGATAANAGTYSVTVSSNGCSGSGSVEVTIVTPPNPGNPSTLSVCTNSGLVALQGLVNGEDAGGAWSDDDNSGGLNGSNFDPSAVNFSELPKTYKFTYTVSNPECGSRKSTVEVTVNKEPVAGSGSELTICSANGSVDLFDFLTGPYDNGGSWVDVDATGQVSGSSLNPSGLGGGTYNFDYTVTGVSPCTDAVARVEVTVVDPLNPGTPTDTVLCSNGDPLNLFTRIKNQDENGVWEDENGSGMLSGSVIDPTVLSNGQVPGTFYFTHKLTDLCGDQTTRVKIEVKKEAYAGTDNTLSVCAQANPVNLRPLLGTGFDTGGNWEDPDGSGQLSGSVFDPNGLGGNTYRIWYIVDGVGPCENDTAEIVVTVTQDPNTGTGSNTTLCKTSGDLDLFSLLSGNDPGGVWVDNSSSGALSGSTFKPNNLNNNLLPRDFSFIYKIDDGCTVVETEVVVRVERKPQPGSDVAKTLCAEGGAVNLNSFRPSNSDANGSWEDPGNSGALSGSTFDPTGRSGETHEIWYIVPGVAPCVPETAKYQISIIDQPDAGENAQVVKCLPADLNLITLLGGSPDNGGSWTQIQNFDTTFDVSNGFLNAPDNGSVPAGIYKFQYTISASAPCNTVSSELSIEFRDAPKITDVQTFCTPDLTGYTVTFKVAGGDENSYAVNYSGSFAADGVTYTTDPIPSNQSQTIVLSDSWGCATDQITVTKDCDCKTRAPQMDTQDTISLCGLIDVSGKEISPFNNDGDDVLAYYLHDSAGVKLGNVFAASNNNFFSFDPGTMKYGQVYYISSAAGDDDGTGFPNPLDPCYQFMPGTPVVWNKLPSISSTIDKTVICPGDEVNLTISIANPEEGPFEYAYSIGGNQIVDTSDVTSGVVVITRNPLDDTQITVDYIKSFAGCFYSPGDSYNVNVNISPRADIVTGVACSDNNPLQFDINVSGDGDSWEVVYTNDFDNTEQTLSNISAAGTSVPLTELNPNTAVTYTLVSVADNSGSICPGVTTGSFTVNPSPTAEIVNSDATYCQGAEITLNFLFTGIGPWSVDFSDNAGNSESFITDQRTYQYKFTPVLAAGSYQYNIDKIRDEITGCIGQVIGQGAQVDINPGPQAQLGFGISGNPDPNPLKQVDICVGSNQSVDFQYLSGAGQNFDVVYQFNGEPLQNLVLNSGSKSTVTIPSNLLTVGDHKLKLVSIQDQSPAACKTVDVDAVDIHVKPLPQLTISLDKNQICEGESVVFTYSVSAENLTNFEIHDANGLVATLDADPNLTDQTFTYTPASTGNYTFSIQNLKEKSVSPACSGSYQGTLNLEVVELPTAQLVGGPISICQGAVVEFDFTTTGRPDLEVDFELKDLVGGDLVETKTTPGGLAKYTFSGVAPGNYEISIVEVRDGSNAQCVNAGSGKIPVEVVANPGLITSYFETNPVCYGEGNKFNFEIQGNGPFQVDFTDGLGNNYSEQTDAQGNFSHDFIATAPTDFVITKIEDATSQTNGNSGGCVAQNMPATESLQVNPLPGLKFTGSDLVCSGENAVLQLNAFGSDGPFTVYFNDKLGGKNFTKAYVGYGDLAITTIDYNGFDSLELHPLRIVDNLTGCEGNIANGRVADYATVVVKPIPAASFSLSEFGGCAPLDIQAVFKPSDKYDDRVENWTWSLNQLANYQDEDTLDLRFTDQGSTHELTLNFKTIHGCQAIPETKKINVYVDPVAEFSYSPEKPTTLNYQVRFTEETLGAIDYEWAIEKDSILHRPTFFYDFPHDTEGYYEVCLNAVSAYGCMDTICKSIFVEGEIFAYFPTAFTPNNDGINDTWKPSLTQVIADDFRLEIFNRWGELIYASEDPEVEWDGVTKLGELAPDGVYVYRLFAKPAYKYSFDILEKGSITLLR; encoded by the coding sequence ATGAGGATGTCCCCCTTTTTAAAGATTTTGTTCCTTGGTTTAATATTTATTCCTGTTGCCGGTTATACTCAATGTACGGTTAATGCAGGTGCGAATTACACAGATATTTTATGTGGAGAAAAGGTTCAATTGAGTGCTGTTGGATCTGGTATCACAGCTTTTCATGCAAACTTTAACTGTGGGCAAGTGGAGTGCCCAGAGGCTCCCAATTATGGTCAATGGGCACAAACCTCTTCTGCACAATATAACAACCCTTGTAATCCTCAGCATCCAAATGGAAATCCGTATTTATGGTTTAACCAAAGTTCGGCTTCACCTAGAATTCTAGCCACGGGTCCTCTTAATTTAGTGAATGGAGGGGCTATTACCTTTGATATGCGAATGGCCGATCCAGATTTTAATGGAAATAATTCGCCATGTGAAAACCCAGATAGTGAAGACGAGGGTGTTTTTATACAGTACTCCACCGATGGAACAAACTGGACTACGATAATTTATTACAGTCCAGAGGGCGGAAATCACCCAGTTCGTACCGCATGGACGACCTATCAGGCAAATATTCCTCCGGCAACTACTGCGACGAGAGTTAGAATTGCCCAGTTAAATAATACTGGGAGTATTGGGGATTTCCTAGATCACTGGGGAGTAGAAGATGTTACCATAGTTGCGAATCCACCCAATGCAACCTATACTTGGTCGCATACTGGTGTGCCAAAATCAGATGGTTCAACACCTGAAATCCAGCCCACATCTACTACCACCTATACCGTAACCTATAACGATGGTGCCAATACTTGTACTGACAATGTAACTGTAAACGTTAGCAATATCAACGTATCTGCAGCTGTAGATAAAACAACAGTTTGTCCTGGTGATCAAGTAAACTTAACCGCTGATTTTGGGCCACGCGAACCAGCACCTACCGCTTGTGCAGTAGATAACAACGTTGGTTGTAGAAGTACTCCTTCTACAGTGGTAATGAATACCGGAGGTCCAGTCGGTTATAACAACGGGAATATGAATTTTTTGGATGGTCAAGCATCTGGAAGAGTACAGTTTCTTTACACTCGAAACGAGCTCCTCAATATGGGATTAAAACCAGGTAAAATCGTTGAGGTTGGTTTTTTTGGAAACATTGATTTAACGTTTAGTGATGAGGTAGCATACGTAAGGAACTTCAACATTAAGCTGAAGTGTACCAACAGGGCTAATTATGACTGTTGCTCTAACGATCAATTTGAGGGAGGAATGAATACAGTTTATTCTGCTTCAAGAATCGATCTTAAAAACGGTTGGAATCTTTTTACCCTTGACAAGGCTTATGTTTGGGATGGTGTTTCAAATTTAGTGGTAGAATATTGCCATGATAATCCCAATGATGTTCCGACAGGTTTTGAAATTCAGACTAACGATCTCGGTTGTTGTGTGGATTATGTATATCGTACTACCAGTCCGTTCTCTGGAAACTCTAACTGTACCTCTTCAGGTGATTTCGGAGATTACAGAAGACCCGTTACCCATTTTGGTTTGTGTGAACCGTTCATCCCAGAAATAGACTGGGAGTGGGGGCCAGCAACGGCCAATTTTAATCCATCCAACACTACTCAAAATCCAAGTTCCAATCCTAATACGACCACTACCTATGAGGTAAAAGCTAAGCTAAAGGGTGCTCCAGATGCTTGCTATGTAAGTCAAACAGTTACTGTAAATGTAGTGGATGTAAGTAACATCACTCCCACTTCGAATAGCCCTATTTGTGAAGGAGACGATCTTCAGTTATCTGCTGGAATTTCTGGAGCGACTTATTCTTGGTCTGGTCCAGGTGGATTTACCTCAAATCAGGAAAATCCAGTTATAACTGGAGCAACGGCGGCAAATGCGGGTACCTATTCCGTTACCGTATCTTCTAATGGATGTTCTGGAAGCGGCTCGGTGGAGGTTACAATAGTAACTCCTCCAAACCCAGGTAATCCATCAACTTTATCGGTTTGTACCAACTCTGGTCTTGTTGCACTCCAAGGTTTAGTAAATGGTGAAGATGCAGGAGGTGCCTGGTCGGATGATGATAATAGTGGTGGATTAAATGGATCCAACTTCGATCCGTCAGCGGTTAATTTCTCCGAGTTACCCAAAACGTATAAGTTTACCTATACCGTTTCTAATCCAGAGTGTGGTTCTAGAAAATCTACGGTTGAGGTTACCGTAAATAAAGAGCCGGTGGCCGGTTCTGGAAGTGAGCTGACGATTTGTTCAGCAAATGGTTCTGTAGATCTTTTTGACTTTTTAACCGGACCGTATGATAATGGAGGATCATGGGTGGATGTGGATGCAACTGGCCAAGTTTCTGGTTCTTCATTAAATCCCAGTGGTTTAGGAGGTGGAACCTATAATTTCGATTACACTGTAACTGGAGTTTCACCCTGTACTGATGCTGTTGCGCGTGTGGAGGTAACCGTTGTTGATCCACTTAATCCGGGAACCCCTACGGATACGGTTTTGTGCTCGAATGGCGATCCGCTAAACCTTTTTACCCGAATTAAGAATCAGGATGAAAATGGAGTATGGGAGGATGAAAATGGAAGCGGTATGCTTTCAGGTTCCGTAATTGATCCAACGGTTCTTTCAAATGGTCAGGTGCCTGGAACATTTTACTTTACACATAAACTTACTGATCTATGTGGAGATCAAACTACTAGAGTTAAAATTGAAGTTAAGAAAGAGGCTTATGCCGGTACGGATAATACGCTGTCTGTTTGTGCGCAGGCCAATCCAGTGAATCTCAGACCTCTATTAGGTACAGGTTTCGACACCGGTGGAAATTGGGAAGATCCAGATGGTTCAGGACAGCTTTCAGGATCTGTTTTCGATCCTAATGGGCTTGGAGGAAATACCTATAGAATTTGGTACATAGTTGATGGAGTAGGACCTTGTGAAAATGATACTGCTGAAATAGTGGTCACTGTTACGCAAGATCCGAATACGGGTACTGGGAGCAACACAACACTTTGTAAAACCAGTGGAGATCTCGACTTGTTTTCACTTCTTTCTGGAAACGATCCAGGTGGTGTTTGGGTAGATAATAGTAGTTCTGGAGCATTGTCTGGATCTACATTCAAACCGAACAACTTAAATAATAATCTGCTTCCAAGAGACTTTTCTTTTATCTATAAAATAGACGATGGGTGTACCGTGGTGGAAACGGAGGTCGTAGTAAGAGTGGAGAGAAAGCCACAGCCGGGATCGGATGTTGCCAAAACCCTTTGTGCCGAGGGTGGTGCTGTAAACCTAAATAGTTTTAGACCAAGTAATAGCGATGCAAATGGTTCGTGGGAAGATCCAGGTAATTCAGGTGCACTTTCTGGTTCAACTTTTGATCCTACTGGGCGTTCAGGCGAAACGCATGAAATTTGGTACATCGTACCTGGGGTTGCTCCTTGTGTTCCTGAAACAGCGAAATATCAAATTTCTATAATCGATCAGCCGGACGCCGGAGAAAATGCACAAGTTGTCAAGTGTTTACCTGCCGATTTAAATCTTATAACCTTGTTGGGAGGCAGCCCAGATAATGGCGGTTCTTGGACTCAAATTCAAAATTTTGATACCACTTTCGATGTAAGCAATGGCTTCCTAAATGCTCCAGATAATGGCTCGGTGCCAGCAGGGATATATAAATTTCAATACACTATATCAGCCTCTGCTCCTTGTAATACGGTGTCTAGTGAATTGAGTATAGAATTTAGGGATGCTCCAAAAATTACAGATGTTCAAACCTTTTGTACCCCAGATTTAACAGGGTATACCGTAACATTTAAAGTTGCGGGTGGGGATGAGAATTCTTATGCCGTAAATTACTCAGGAAGCTTTGCGGCAGACGGGGTTACCTATACCACCGACCCCATCCCATCAAATCAATCTCAGACCATTGTGCTTAGCGATTCTTGGGGTTGTGCTACAGATCAAATTACAGTTACTAAAGATTGTGATTGTAAAACAAGGGCACCTCAAATGGATACCCAAGACACTATATCACTTTGTGGTTTGATAGATGTTAGCGGAAAAGAAATAAGTCCATTTAACAACGATGGTGACGACGTGCTTGCCTATTACTTGCACGACTCAGCTGGGGTTAAACTCGGAAACGTATTTGCTGCTTCGAATAATAACTTTTTCAGTTTCGATCCGGGAACCATGAAATATGGGCAGGTATATTATATCTCCTCGGCAGCAGGGGATGACGATGGTACTGGTTTCCCAAATCCACTAGATCCTTGTTACCAGTTTATGCCTGGAACGCCTGTAGTTTGGAATAAGCTACCTTCAATTTCCTCGACAATTGATAAAACAGTTATCTGTCCTGGTGATGAGGTAAATCTCACCATAAGTATTGCCAATCCAGAAGAGGGACCGTTTGAATATGCCTACAGTATAGGGGGGAATCAAATTGTAGATACCAGTGATGTAACTTCGGGAGTGGTTGTGATTACACGTAATCCGCTGGATGATACCCAAATCACGGTTGACTATATAAAATCTTTCGCAGGTTGCTTCTACAGTCCAGGAGATTCGTACAACGTAAATGTAAATATATCTCCAAGGGCAGATATTGTAACGGGTGTAGCATGTAGCGACAATAACCCGCTTCAATTCGATATTAACGTTAGTGGAGATGGAGATTCATGGGAGGTGGTCTATACCAACGATTTTGACAATACCGAACAAACACTGTCCAATATTTCCGCAGCAGGTACTTCGGTGCCATTAACCGAACTAAATCCCAACACAGCTGTAACATACACATTGGTAAGTGTGGCAGATAATTCAGGTTCAATTTGTCCGGGAGTTACAACTGGAAGTTTCACAGTTAATCCTAGTCCAACTGCCGAAATTGTTAACTCAGATGCTACCTATTGTCAAGGTGCTGAAATCACCCTTAACTTTTTATTTACGGGTATTGGGCCTTGGTCGGTTGATTTTAGTGATAACGCAGGTAATTCGGAGTCCTTTATTACGGACCAAAGAACCTACCAATATAAGTTTACCCCTGTTCTTGCTGCGGGTAGTTATCAATACAACATCGATAAAATTAGGGATGAAATCACTGGATGTATAGGACAGGTTATTGGGCAAGGGGCTCAAGTGGATATTAATCCAGGACCGCAGGCGCAATTAGGTTTTGGGATTAGTGGGAATCCAGATCCAAACCCATTAAAGCAAGTTGATATATGTGTAGGGAGTAATCAATCGGTTGATTTCCAGTATTTGTCCGGAGCGGGGCAAAACTTTGATGTGGTGTATCAATTCAACGGGGAGCCACTACAAAATCTGGTTTTGAATTCAGGATCAAAGTCCACGGTTACTATTCCTAGTAATCTTCTAACGGTTGGAGATCACAAACTTAAATTAGTGAGTATTCAGGATCAAAGTCCAGCTGCATGTAAGACCGTTGATGTAGATGCGGTAGATATCCATGTTAAGCCGCTGCCTCAGCTAACTATCTCATTGGATAAAAATCAGATCTGCGAAGGGGAAAGCGTGGTCTTTACCTATTCGGTTTCCGCAGAAAATCTGACCAATTTCGAGATTCATGACGCGAATGGCCTAGTGGCGACTTTAGATGCGGATCCAAATCTTACGGACCAAACATTTACATACACTCCGGCAAGCACCGGTAATTATACTTTCAGTATTCAAAATCTTAAAGAGAAATCTGTTAGTCCCGCATGTTCTGGAAGCTATCAAGGAACTTTAAATTTAGAGGTGGTAGAATTGCCAACCGCACAATTAGTGGGAGGACCAATTTCAATTTGTCAGGGTGCTGTTGTGGAGTTCGATTTCACCACGACGGGAAGGCCAGATCTAGAAGTTGATTTTGAATTAAAAGATTTAGTAGGTGGAGATTTAGTAGAGACGAAAACTACTCCAGGAGGCCTGGCTAAATATACCTTCTCTGGAGTTGCTCCTGGAAACTATGAAATTAGCATTGTTGAGGTTAGAGATGGGTCTAATGCGCAATGCGTAAATGCTGGTTCGGGTAAAATACCAGTTGAAGTAGTAGCAAACCCCGGTTTAATAACTAGTTACTTCGAAACTAATCCGGTATGCTATGGTGAAGGAAATAAGTTCAATTTTGAGATTCAGGGTAACGGTCCTTTCCAGGTTGATTTTACTGATGGACTGGGCAATAACTACTCTGAACAAACCGATGCGCAAGGAAATTTTTCACATGATTTTATAGCAACTGCTCCTACTGATTTTGTTATCACTAAAATAGAGGATGCGACATCCCAGACCAATGGTAATTCGGGTGGGTGCGTTGCTCAAAATATGCCAGCCACTGAGTCCTTGCAGGTTAATCCTTTACCTGGATTAAAGTTTACGGGTAGTGATTTGGTTTGTTCGGGTGAAAATGCTGTGTTGCAATTAAATGCATTTGGTTCCGACGGTCCGTTTACGGTGTACTTTAATGATAAGTTAGGTGGTAAGAACTTTACAAAGGCTTACGTAGGTTATGGCGATTTGGCGATAACAACTATCGATTACAATGGGTTTGATTCTTTAGAGTTACACCCGTTGAGAATAGTGGATAATCTTACCGGTTGTGAAGGTAATATTGCAAACGGACGTGTTGCTGATTACGCAACCGTGGTGGTTAAGCCTATTCCTGCAGCAAGTTTTAGTCTGAGTGAATTTGGAGGGTGTGCTCCCTTGGATATACAGGCCGTCTTTAAGCCTTCAGATAAGTATGACGATAGGGTAGAAAACTGGACATGGAGTCTAAATCAATTAGCGAATTATCAGGATGAGGATACCTTGGATTTAAGATTTACCGACCAGGGTTCAACACATGAGTTAACCTTAAACTTTAAAACCATCCACGGCTGTCAAGCTATTCCGGAAACCAAGAAAATTAATGTCTACGTAGATCCTGTTGCGGAGTTTAGTTACTCGCCAGAGAAACCAACAACACTTAATTATCAGGTTCGATTTACAGAAGAAACACTGGGGGCGATCGATTATGAGTGGGCAATAGAGAAAGACTCTATTCTACACCGTCCAACCTTTTTCTACGATTTCCCTCATGATACGGAAGGTTACTACGAAGTGTGTCTTAATGCGGTAAGTGCTTATGGTTGTATGGATACCATTTGTAAATCCATTTTTGTAGAAGGGGAAATCTTCGCTTATTTCCCAACTGCGTTTACCCCTAATAATGATGGGATTAATGATACTTGGAAACCTTCTTTAACACAAGTGATTGCAGATGACTTTAGGTTGGAGATTTTCAATCGCTGGGGCGAGTTGATTTATGCATCTGAAGATCCAGAAGTTGAATGGGATGGTGTAACCAAACTAGGAGAGTTAGCTCCAGATGGCGTGTATGTATACCGCTTGTTTGCGAAACCAGCGTATAAATACAGTTTCGACATCCTTGAAAAAGGAAGTATCACTTTGCTCAGGTAA